From the Micromonospora echinospora genome, the window CTTCGGCTACGGCGCGACCCTGTCGATCGTGCTGTTCGGCATCGTCCTCGCCCTCACCGTGTTCCAGTGGCAGATGCGCAAAAGGTGGGTCCACCATGAATCGTGAGCTGTCGCGTCGCACGAAACTGGCGCTCTACGCGGTACTGATGGTCCTGGCGATCCCGTTCGTCTTCCCGACCTGGTGGATGGTCACGTCCTCGCTCAAGCCGATCGCGGACATCTTCGCCTTCCCGCCACAACTCCTACCGGTCAACCCGAAGTTCGACGCCTATCAACGGGTGTTCGAGTTGCAGCCGTTCGGGCAGCAGTACCTGAACAGCCTCTACATCGCCCTGGTGGTCACCGTCGGCACCCTGGCCGTGTCGGCGCTGGCCGGGTACGCCTTCGCCCGGATCCGGTTCCGTGGTCAGAACCTGCTGTTCCTGGTCGTCCTCGCCGGCCTGCTCATCCCGAGCGAGGTCACCATCGTCCCGCTGTTCCAGATGTTCTTCAAGCTGGGCCTGGTCGACACCCACTGGCCCCTCATCCTGGTGCCGATCCTCGGGGCGCCCAGCGTGCTGGCGACGTTCATCATGCGGCAGTTCTTCCTCGCCCTTCCCGGCGAGCTGGAGGAGGCGGCCCGAATCGACGGACTGGGCCGGTTCGCCACGTTCTGGAAGATCGCCCTACCACTGTCCCGGCCCGCCCTCGGCGCGGTGGCGATCTTCACCTTCCTGCACAGCTGGAACCTCTACCTCGAACCCATCGTCTTCCTCTCCTCACCGGAGAAGTTCACCCTGCCGCAGGCACTCACCCAGTTCGTCGACGCGTACGGCGGACCGATGTGGAACGTCCAGCTCGCCGCCGCATCGATGACCGCCCTGCCCGTGCTGGTGGTCTTCGTGGTCGCGCAGAAGCAGTTCGTCGAGGGCCTCGCGCACACCGGTCTGAAGGGATGACGCCGTCGGGGCCGGGTCGGACCGGGTCCGCGACGACCCGCCGACCCGCCCCGGTCAACCGGCGGAGCGCGACGGGGGTCGGGACGAGAAGCCCGACGCGGACGCCGTCGGCGGGCCGGCGGTGGTACCGGTCAGCACCGTGCAGGGCAGGCTCCGCTGGAGCGCGTCGGCGGTGAGGGGGGTGGCGCTGACCAACTGCTCGTACAGGAGTCGTACGGCGGCGGCACCCATCTCCTCGCGGGGGATCCGGAAACCGGTCCACTCGACGTCGTCCGGCGTCTCGCTCTCGGCGTCACCGAGCTGGGCCAGCGACAGGTCACCGGGCACCGACAACCCCCGGGCCAGTGCCGCCGCCCGGATCGCGGGCGCCAGTCCGGACGGCCAGATCACCGCTGCGGTGAGACCGTTGTCGCCAAGCAGGTCGAGCGCCTCCCCGCCGGTCAGCCCGGTGCCGTCGAGGACCACCGGGCGACGCCCGGCGGCGCGTACCGCCTGGTGGTAACCCTGCGCGCGGTCCACGGACGGCTCGTCGCGGCGGAGGTCGCCGAGGAACCCGACCCGCTCGTGGCCGAGAGCGAACAGCCTCTCGACGACCTCCCGAGTCGCGGTCCGGTAGTCCGCGCCGACGTACGGGACGGGGCCGGCGGTCGACTCGCGGCGGCCGATGAACGCGAACGGGAAGTCCCGGTCGAGCAGGTCGGCGAGGTCCCGCTTGTCGTCGTAGCGGCCGAGCAGCACGCAGCCGTCGGCGATGCCCAGCCGACGGGAGCCGTCGCCGAGCAGCCGCTGGCCCCCCTGGGGTGACGGGGTGCCGGTGAAGAACAGCAGGTCACACCCGAGGGCCTCGGCCTGCGCCTCGACCCCGATCAGGAACGGGTGGTAGAAGTCCCGACTGTCACGCGGGAAGACCGGCTCGTAGGTGAAGACGCCGACGATCCGGGTCCGTCCGCCGGCCAGGCGCTGCGCGGCGGGGTTGGCGACGTAGCCGGTCAGCCGGATGGCGTCGAGCACGCGCTGACGGGCCTGCTCGCCCACCCGGCGGCGGCCGTTCTCGCCCCCGCTCAGGATCAGCGAGACGGTGGCCTGGCTCACCCCGGCGAGCCGGGCCACGTCGGCCTGGGTCGCCCGCCCGGTGCCACGTCCCATCGCCTTCCACCTCCTGTGTTCCGGGCGGTGACCGGTGGCCCGCTCCGGACCGCGTGTCGGTCATGCGCATGACCGCAGGATCTCGATGGCATTGCCTCGGGCGGCGGACCGCCCCGCGATCGGCG encodes:
- a CDS encoding carbohydrate ABC transporter permease, which gives rise to MNRELSRRTKLALYAVLMVLAIPFVFPTWWMVTSSLKPIADIFAFPPQLLPVNPKFDAYQRVFELQPFGQQYLNSLYIALVVTVGTLAVSALAGYAFARIRFRGQNLLFLVVLAGLLIPSEVTIVPLFQMFFKLGLVDTHWPLILVPILGAPSVLATFIMRQFFLALPGELEEAARIDGLGRFATFWKIALPLSRPALGAVAIFTFLHSWNLYLEPIVFLSSPEKFTLPQALTQFVDAYGGPMWNVQLAAASMTALPVLVVFVVAQKQFVEGLAHTGLKG
- a CDS encoding LacI family DNA-binding transcriptional regulator, with amino-acid sequence MGRGTGRATQADVARLAGVSQATVSLILSGGENGRRRVGEQARQRVLDAIRLTGYVANPAAQRLAGGRTRIVGVFTYEPVFPRDSRDFYHPFLIGVEAQAEALGCDLLFFTGTPSPQGGQRLLGDGSRRLGIADGCVLLGRYDDKRDLADLLDRDFPFAFIGRRESTAGPVPYVGADYRTATREVVERLFALGHERVGFLGDLRRDEPSVDRAQGYHQAVRAAGRRPVVLDGTGLTGGEALDLLGDNGLTAAVIWPSGLAPAIRAAALARGLSVPGDLSLAQLGDAESETPDDVEWTGFRIPREEMGAAAVRLLYEQLVSATPLTADALQRSLPCTVLTGTTAGPPTASASGFSSRPPSRSAG